Genomic window (Magnolia sinica isolate HGM2019 chromosome 10, MsV1, whole genome shotgun sequence):
ACATCTGTTTTGGGGGGGTTGGGAAAGAAGCTCAAAGATCTAATGGATGATTTTCAGAGCCTGCGGTCTAAGATCACGTGCGAGTATAAGGAAACCGTAGAACGGAGGTATTATACGATTACAGGTGAGCAAGCTGATGAAGAGACAATCGAGTCGTTGATTTCGAGCGGTGAGAGTGAGAATTTCCTTCAGAAGGCTATACAAGATCAAGGTCGTGGTCAGATTATGGATACTATATCTGAGATTCAAGAACGTCATGACGCCGTTAAGGAGATTGAGAGGAATCTGCTCGAACTTCATCAGGTTTTCTTGGATATGGCTGCGTTGGTTGAGGCTCAAGGACAACAGCTTAATGATATTGAGAGCAATGTGGCACATGCAAGCTCTTTTGTTCGACGTGGGACTGATGAACTTCAAACGGCTAAGGATTATCAGCAGAGTTCTAGGAAGTGGACGTGCATAGCAATCAGCCTCAGTGCTGGGATTGTGGTGGTTCTTGTTTTGCCTATCCTAGCTAACCTATCTGCACTTGCGCCCATTGTCTGAAATGAGAATGAAAGTGAAAATCAATGCGAGAAAACTGCATGCCGTTtcacttcttttgtttttctgttCATCGTCATGTAAAAGGTTATACATTTTCGACAATTCGCCTGTTTGTACACCTATTCACATTGTATTTTTAAGATTGTGATTTTATGTTTTAAACAATacatggagagagatagagatctTTTACATGAGAGTTTTGTTATGTGTTTTTATtaggctgtccatctattttggatcatggaggcatgagcctaaaaatgaagcagattgaaATCTTGGGTGGATTATAGAAAAAACAGTGTTTATtgaatgttcaccgttaaaaacttcctaaggctccttgtgatgtttatttactatctaacctgttgattaggctACAAGGAGGTGGATGTGGCTGAAGGAGAAAatcatatatcagcttgatccaaaacttttgtggcccccgggaagtttttaatggtgggtgttcaatcactactcttttcttggcatggtccatctaagattttgatctgactcatttttaggcacatgccCTATAATGAactcgcaaaatgaatggatggcatcgataaaatgcatatatcattgtggagcccacatgtcTAGTGGTagttgttgggatttgtgttgtggTATCACAcggatatggatctaggataacaatccaagagcaccaagcaatcataagataacacaaagatttaacgtgaaaaactctTTAGGGAAAAAAACCagggcacaaagcgacagatctttactaggaaaatagaaattacaaatagaaaagacttacctgattcgaacaaccttaaatctcacccttgctacaccctttgcaaactctaaaacccttttagaGACCTTTGGAATACCTTTAGAATGCGTTAGAATGTTTTTAAACggtcctaaggactcctatttatagtttaggaaacctcaCTTTCACACCAACTTTAGAATAGtccgaaaactgcctcaaatttacacaatccgCGCGTAGTCTGCGtaaccttcaactagtcaaaAACTAGTCGAGCCtgaccttcgattggtcgaggattacaaaaatttcaaacttttccagatttaagacatcttttaacaaaaatctctaccatgtcttcaatcttcaaacatgtagcttcttaccatcttctcttatctctgcatcacatcactgcttctcgtgcacacttcgtccttCTTTTTCTCTATCTCCAAGCCCAGAAAAGTTGTagagaacttgaacttctctataggaatgaccttggtgagcattaCTGTCGGATCTGAATCCACATGCTCAACCACTTttactcctgtcttctcaaaaaataagacgtagtcttctatacctcgaatgtatcgaagtaaccatctcaccgccatttaatattgcttgccggggtatttACTCGCAACACCAATTACCTATGAAATAATCAGTCTAATACAAaccatggcatgcactgccaaccgcattcaaataaggcacatgagacatatcctgcttttcctcatctgttttgggacatgaccTGAGAAAAACTTGGAGTCGCGTACGGAACGCTCATTGGCTTTGCCTGGTCTATTGCATACTTACTCAAagtattctacctgtgattacTAAAGCATGCTCCTTTTCCAGTCTTTATGAATATCAATgccaagaaccatctttgcagtcccctgatccttcatcttaaatgtcccacttaaccgagtctttagtatgTTAATTTCAAACATGACGTGATTGGctatctacatgtcatcaacatacaattccttactcaccatgaaggaattaatttcataccactgcctaggcgacaggtcgtaccacggcctcctataaatttttttcttagcCCTTTTAAACTTCGAACCACTCTGTTTGCTTTATGTAGATCTACTCTTTCAATTTCCcgtgcagaagtgcagactccacttCCATCATTTCTAGCTTGAGATCACATTGGCAAACCAGTACCAATACGAATCTTATAGACACCTGATATATCGTCggcacgaatatctctgagaagtcaaccccttctctctgagcataagtCTTCGCTACCAGCCTCGCTCTGTATATATGTTGTATTCCCttaaagatccacctgcatccaaccactttccagcccactggaagctccaccagctcccatgtgtcgatctggtataatgagtccatcacatcgtcTATAGTCACATTTCACTTCTCAGCCCAAGATCACTTAGAGTTGTCTGAATAGTTGACGGAGCCCCCTCGTCTTTAACGAGAGCATATGCGAtgttggagtcgtccatgtacatTGCCGATATCCTACGATTatgttgtgtgattcttctcataggtgtcTCTGTTCGTGCATCTCGGCCTTCATGCCTTGCTCGTTCATGTGGCCATACCCAGAATGccacatgtgcagaggtggaatccgttATAGCCACTGCAGCTCCACTTATTAAAGTGCTCcctatcaacctgtaaagattaccAAGTCGTTGCGCTTttatgattacccgtgcccccttagatactttaagggcacCATCAAGTCCGGTGAACTTGCATcattttgcctcaagtacaccaagagagaTCAGGCTCTTCTTCACGTCGGGAACGTGTCTTACCTCAGTTAGGATACGCCCTATCACATCAAAAATTTTGATGCGtaccgtaccaacagccacaataggcactatcattacccataaacacaTGTCCACTATAGCACTCTCTGTAGCTAGCAAACCAACTccgataaggagtcatgtgaaaggatgctCCTCTGTCTAGAATCCACTGGcccctacgatcatcgtatgggcgtctgatcgtagacacagacaagacatcaccatcacatctactcgatccatctgacgtggcagcgttggcctccctgtacgaagcctcagattcttctctcttagatttgaGATttgcacaatccttcttcatgtgtcctttcATTCCACAGTTCCAATACTTTATTTTACCTTTgccattgcccttggatttaaatctagaacttgaagattttgtaccttgttcagaatttctgcccctcgtaaacagtgcagcagaagatgtccccatgtcgccgtttagctttctcatagccttcccttgaagggctgagataacagtgtcgacactcagggttttatttgtggtgcacattgtgtccttaaatgactcatacgatgccggaagagaattcagtggCATACATGCTTATTCcttatctttcatcacttcctccatatttagcaatttattaaagttgttgatataagcctccagatctccaccctctatcatcttaaagttataccactgtcgcttcaagtgtaggcgatatTCATAGAATTTTTTCGCAGAGACATcttctaacttcacccataacttagccgcaattttctcccccatgacattgtagagaacctcatccgtgagacacagATGGATAGAGGCTAAAGGATTATAATCACTATCAAGAGTCTCCTATTCTTCATCCTTCATAGTCGGTTTGCGCACCTCAAGACCCTTAGCTTCACCTTGtttggttaatagactaatcatcttaatcttttatagctcaaaattatttttgcttgagtacttctcaatatcaaacttggtacttcccattattgctaatcctACATATTCAGATCTGTGTcccaacgatagctctgataccacttgctgagatgtgctgcggaatcacacaaatatggatctaggatagcaatccaagagcaccaagcaatcacaagataacactaagatttaacatggaaaaccctttgaggaaaaaaccatggcacaaagcaacagatcttcactatgaaaataaaaattacaaagagaaaagacttatccaattcgaacaacctcgaatctcacctttgctacaccctttgcaaactttaaaacccttttagaaactctTGAAATACCTTTAGAATGTCTTAGAATGTTTTAGAAagaccctagggactcctatttatagtttaggaaaccccacTTTCACACCGATCGACTTTAGAATATTCCGGAAACCacttcaaatttacgtagtctgcacgcagtctgcgtaaccttcgactaatcgaagcagggcttcgaccagttgaagcttcgactagtcgagcttgaccttcgactggtcaatgATCATGGAAATTCTAAactttttcagatttaagacatcttttaacaATGGTAGCAACGGGCAATGTCATGTAGAATCTGAGTCCTTTTACCACAAAGGGGTTCGGgaacaattatatatcatttaGGAAAAAGTGTCACATGTGCATGTCAGATGTATGattaaacgaaaaaaaaaaatctatattcACATAACAATTTATAAATAGAGTGAGATACTCAATTCACATTTGATGTGAACGGAGTGAGATGTACAATCCACATCCGATGTGACTTGAGCGAGATGTTTTAGTTGTTTTGAgaacgaaaaaataaaataaaatgtggaCTTGAAAGGGTTTTGTGACTTTCGGCTCTGAGTACTCTaattattttcataatttttgtgtGGTTGTGGTTGTGACACATCTTCCTCATAAATTACTTAAATTTTTTTCATTTACTTAAGAAATCCTTGTTATGTCCTTTTACATTTATTTTCTATAATTCTTTCCTTAGCCTTTCTTCCTTGCAAAGAGTTAAGCTTTAAAACTTCGTGAGGCTgacatttgatgtacatttgaagataagaatatccaatggtcttaagTCAACAAACACAAATATTCAGAGGTTaagattgctcaaccaatctaaCTTTCATATTGTAACTTAACAACACTAGGGTCTAGGCCCTTGGCTCAGTGATAAATAGactgtgtttcaacattgagatcatgAGTTCAAGTGCTCATGTGGTCTGGGTGTGTGTCCGAGAGATCAGGC
Coding sequences:
- the LOC131257590 gene encoding syntaxin-124-like yields the protein MNDLFSSSFKKYTDLKQQVQLDEIETGVAVVEIGKETVNLDRFFEDVENVKDDMRGVERLHKRLQEANEESKTAHNAKTMKEIRSRMDKDVEQVLKKVKVIKGKLEALDRSNVAHRKLPGCGPGSSADRTRTSVLGGLGKKLKDLMDDFQSLRSKITCEYKETVERRYYTITGEQADEETIESLISSGESENFLQKAIQDQGRGQIMDTISEIQERHDAVKEIERNLLELHQVFLDMAALVEAQGQQLNDIESNVAHASSFVRRGTDELQTAKDYQQSSRKWTCIAISLSAGIVVVLVLPILANLSALAPIV